CGGCGATGAGCTCCTCGTCGGACATCAGGGTGCGGGCCCAGTGGACCGCCCCCGCGCCGATCATGAAGAGCGCGATCCCGAGGGACAGGCCCAGCGCGAAGTTCAGCGCGCTGAGGTGCCCGATCGGGAAGACGTAGATCGACTTGTCCGACGGGATCGCCACGTACGAGACGATGAAGGCGACGGTGGCCAGCATCGACAGCGTGAACAGGAAGGCGACCGCACGCTCGGACCGCTTGGCGGCCCGCTCGTCGATGTCCTGGACGCGGTGTTCGTGGGGCGGCAGCCCCGGGTCCGCGAACGGGTTCTTCTCGTCCGCGACGCCCACGGCACCGTGCTCGGTTTCCTGCACTGCGGGCAGGTTCTTCTCTGGAATGTCTTGGCTACTCATGACTTCTTGGCCTTTGCGGTCCGAGCGGCGACCCAAACGGCGACCGCGATGAGCGCTCCGAGGCCGAAGATCCAGGCGAACAGACCTTCACTGACCGGTCCGAGACCGCCCAGGCCGAGGCCGCCGGGCTCCACGGTGTCCTCGCCGTTGACCGCGTCGAGGTACGCGATGATGTCCTTCTTGTTCTTCTCCGACAGCGTCGTGTCGGGGAAGGACGGCATGTTCTGCGGGCCGCTCTGCATGGCCTCGTAGATGTGCTTCGGGGCCACACCCTCAAGGTCCGGGGCGAACTTGCCGTGCGTGAGCGCACCGCCCTTGCCGGTGAAGTTGTGGCACTGGGCGCAGTTGGTGCGGAACAGCTCGCCACCCTTGGCGATGTCCGCCCCGTCGGGGCCGTACTGCTCCGCGGTCGGCACGGAGGGACCGCTGCCCAGCGACGCGATGTACGTCGCGAGCTGGTCGATCTGCGCCTGCGAGTAGATGTTCTTCTTCTTCGGGATCTGCGCGCCCTGCGAGGTCGCGGCCGGCATGCGGCCGGTCGCCACCTGGAAGTCGACCGCCGCGGCGCCGACACCCACCAGGCTCGGACCGTCGGAGGACCCCTGACCGCCGGTGCCGTGGCAGCTTGCGCAGCCCACGGAGTACAGCCTCTGTCCCTCGGTGATGGTGAGGGACTGGGCGGTCTCATCGGCCACTGCCTTGCTCGTGGGTTCGAGCGTGCCGTACAGCCCCCCGACGGCCGCCAGCGCGATGAGTAGGACGACGACCGCCGCCAGCGGATGGCGTCGTCGTGCGGAGAGCTTTTTCACGGATTACCCCGGTGTCAGGATCTTCAGCGTCGAGTCTGGGAGGTATCGGGCGGACCCGATGTGAGGATCGGGCGGGCCCGGCTACTTGATCATGTAGATCGTGGCGAAGAGCCCGATCCAGACGACGTCGACGAAGTGCCAGTAGTAGGACACGACGATCGCGGCGGTCGCCTGTTCATGGGTGAACCTTTTCGCCGCGTACGTCCTGCCGAGGACGAACAGGAAAGCGATGAGACCGCCCGTCACGTGCATACCGTGGAAGCCGGTGGTCAGATAGAACACCGAGCCGTACGGGTCGGAGGAGAGCGAGAGCCCGTCCTTCTTGACCAGCTCGGTGTACTCGAAGACCTGGCCGCCGATGAAGATCGCACCCATGACAAAGGTGACGATGAACCACATCCGGAGCTTCTTCACGTCACCGCGCTCGGCGGCGAACACGCCGAGCTGGCAGGTGAGGGAGGAGAGCACCAGGATCGTGGTGTTCGCCGCGGAGAACGGGAAGTTCAGGCTTGACGCCATCTCCTTCCAGTGATCCGGACCGGTCACCGATCGCAGGGTGAAGTACATCGCGAAGAGGGCCGCGAAGAACATCAGCTCGGAACTCAGCCAGATGATGGTTCCGACGCTGGTGAGGTTCGGCCGGTTGACCGACGGGTGCGCGTGCCCGGTTTCTACTGTCGTTGCTGTCGCCACGACCGACATTATGTCGGTCGCTTATCCCGCCCTCACGCCGGGGGGTGCCGTTCGGGGTGTCTGTGGGGTGTGTCCAGCCCGTATGGCCCATCGGACAGCCGTTGAAGCGGTGTTCAGACGGAGGGTCCGAAGGAGTAGCATCCGGCCCAACGGACCCGGTCCGTCTGTCCGTACGACGCTGATGTCTCGGAGGAACAATGCAGCCGACCGCCACGGTGCTGGTCTACAGCGACGACTCCAACACCCGCGAGCAGGTGCGGTTGGCGACGGGGCGGCGACCCGCTCCCGACGTTCCCCTGGTCGAGTTCCTCGAGTGCGCGACGCCCGCCGCCGTCCTGAAGGAGCTGGACAAGGGCGGGATCGACCTCTGTGTGCTGGACGGGGAGGCCGTGCCCATGGGGGGCATGGGGGTGTGCCGGCAGATCAAGGACGAGATCTTCGAGTGTCCGCCGGTGCTGTTGCTGATCGGGCGGCCGCAGGACGCGTGGCTGGCGACGTGGAGTCGGGCCGACGCGGCGGTCACCTTGCCGGTGGATCCGGTGGAGTTCGCGTCGGCGTTGGCTTCTTTGTTGCGGTCGAAGAGGGCATTGAGCGCCTAGCGGCGGCTGGGGTGCGGTTGTTCGGCGGGTGCGGGGCCGCTGTGGCTTGTCGCGCAGTTCCCCGCGCCCCTTAGGGGGACCCGCGGCCCTCGTCAGATGCTCTCCGGGGTCAGGCGTACCTGCTTGGCGGGATCCGCGCCCTCTGGAGAAGTGGTTGTGAGGGCGCTGCCCACCTGCCACTTCTTCCAGTCCAGGTTCCAGTCGCCGAAGCCGTTGCCGAAGGTCTCCATGGTGTCGCCGGCGGAGTTGACGACCTTGACGACGTCGCCCTCGCGGACGTTGTCGTAGAACCACTCGGCGTTGCCGGTGCTCATGCCGGTGCACCCGTGGCTGACGTTGGCGGAGCCCTGGGAGCCCTCGGACCAGGGGGCGGCGTGGACGTACTCGCCGCTCCAGGTGACCCGGGTGGCGTAGTAGACGGGCAGGTCGTACGAGTCGGCGCTGCCCTCGGCTATGCCGATGCTGGTGCCGCGCATGCGTACGAAGTACTCCTTGCCGAGTACGACCTTGACGCCGTTGCGGGTGTCGAAGCCGGGCTTGCCCGTGGTGACCGGGATGGTGTTGATCACCTTGTCGTTCTTGTAGACGGTCATCTCGTGGGACGACGCGTCCGTTACGGCGATGAGCCGGTCGCCGGTGGTGAACCTCAGGGGCTTGGCCGTGCCGCCCCAGAGCCGGTCGGCGATCTTGAGGCCGGGCAGGTTGCTGTGCACCTGGACGGTGGCCTTGGCGGGCCAGTACTCCTTGGGCCGGTAGTGGAGTTCCTTGTCGTCCACCCAGTGCCACGCGCCCTCGGTGGTGGGGGTCGAGTCCACCTTGAGGGCGCGCTCGACTATCGCGCGCTGCGCCTTTCCCCGTACGGGTTCGCTGAGTTGGGCGGTCACTGGCTGGCCCACGCCATAGGTGCCCGCCTTGGGGCCGAACGTGACGTTCAGGCGCTTCTTGGTGGTCGGCCTGCTGGTGTCGAAGGTGCGCGTATCGCGGCCGGGGGCGCCGTCCTCGTCCTCCGTGCTCACCCGGACCGTGTAGCGGGCTCCTGCGGCCAGCGGGGAGGTGCTGTGCCAGCGGCTGCCGTCGGCGGAGAGTTCGCCCGCCACGTAGCGTCCTGCGGCGTCGACGGCCGTGACGTCCGTGATGCGGTCGTCCGAGTCGTCGGAGGTGACCTCCAGGGGTTTGTCGGGGTCGGCCTTCTTGCCGTCGCCGACGGAACCGCCGAAGGAGATCTGCTCAGCGGCGTCGTACGGCTCCGCCGAGAGGGGGTGGCCGTCGGAGCCGCAGGCGGTGGCGGACGCGCCCAGGGCGGCCACCAGGAGGGTGCAGCTGACGACCGTACGGTTACGCGGTGAGTGCCTCATGCCCTCACGCTAAGAACGTGCGTCGTCCTCGGCGCGGCGGGTGATCCGTGCGAGGGAACGAGGGTGTGGCAAAAGAGGGAGCCCGGACCCTCCTGACGGAGTGTCCGGGCTCCCCTGAGCGCCGAGCGTGTTACTGGGTGCGGTTCTCACCGCGGTAGTACTCGAAGACCCAGCCCCACAGGCCGATCAGGAGCATGGGGGCCGAGAAGAACGCCAGCCACCAGCCGATCGCGACGCTCAGGAACAGGAGCGCGCCACCGATGCCCAGCGCGAGCGGCTGCCAGCTGTGCGGGCTGAAGAACCCGACCTCGCCGGCGTCGTCCGCGACGTCCGCCTCCTTGTTGTCCTGCGCGCCCACGTCGACCCGCCGGGCCGTGAAGGCCAGGTAGTAGCCGACCATGATGCACAGGCCGAAGGCCAGGAAGAGCGCCGTGGTGCCCGCCGGCTCCTTCGACCACACGCCGTAGACGATCGCCATGGCGAGGACGAAGACGGCGAGCCAGATGAACATCTTGCCCTGGACCTTCACTTGCCCGCCTCCTTGCCGCCGGCGAGAGCCTTCTCGCCGTGACCGGCGTTCTCCAGCTGGTCCAGCGCTGCGATCTCAGGGTGGTGCAGGTCGAACGCCGGGGATTCGCTGCGGATCCGCGGCAGGGTGAGGAAGTTGTGCCGCGGGGGCGGGCAAGAGGTGGCCCACTCCAGCGAACGGCCGTAACCCCACGGGTCGTCGACCTCGACCTTCTTGCCGTACTTCGCGGTCTTCCACACGTTGTAGAGGAACGGGAGCACGGACAGACCGAGCAGGAACGAGCTGATCGTCGAGATCGTGTTCAGCGCGGTGAAACCGTCCGCCGCGAGGTAGTCCGCGTACCGGCGCGGCATACCCTCGGCGCCCAGCCAGTGCTGGACGAGGAAGGTGCCGTGGAAGCCGATGAACAGGGTCCAGAACGTGATCTTGCCGAGGCGTTCGTCGAGCATCTTGCCGGTCATCTTCGGCCACCAGAAGTGGAAGCCGGAGAACATCGCGAACACGACCGTACCGAACACCACGTAGTGGAAGTGCGCCACCACGAAGTAGGAGTCCGAGACGTGGAAGTCCATCGGCGGCGACGCCAGGATGACACCGGTCAGACCACCGAAGGTGAAGGTGATCAGGAAGCCGGTGGCCCACAGCATCGGGGTCTCGAAACTCAGTGACCCCTTCCACATCGTTCCGATCCAGTTGAAGAACTTCACGCCCGTCGGTACGGCGATGAGGAACGTCATGAAGGAGAAGAACGGCAGGAGGACTCCGCCGGTGACGTACATGTGGTGGGCCCACACCGTCACGGACAGACCCGCGATGGCGATGGTCGCGCCGATCAGGCCCATGTAGCCGAACATCGGCTTGCGGGAGAAGACCGGGATGACCTCGGAGATGATGCCGAAGAACGGCAGCGCGATGATGTACACCTCTGGATGCCCGAAGAACCAGAACAGGTGCTGCCACAAGAGGGCACCACCGTTCGCGGCATCGAAGATGTGTGCGCCGAATTTCCGATCCGCCTCCAGCGCGAACAGCGCGGCGGCGAGAACGGGGAAGGCCAGCAGGACCAGGACCGCGGTCAGCAGCACGTTCCACACGAAGATCGGCATACGGAACATGGTCATGCCCGGTGCGCGCATGCAGATGATCGTGGTGATGAAGTTGACCGCGCCGAGGATGGTACCGAAGCCGGAGAAGGCCAGCCCCATGATCCACAGGTCGGCGCCGATGCCCGGGGAGCGCACGGCGTCGGAGAGCGGCGAGTAGGCGAACCAGCCGAAGTCGGCAGCACCCGAGGGGGTGAGGAACCCGCCGACCGCGATGGTCGAGCCGAACAGGTACAGCCAGTAGGCGAACATGTTCAGCCGCGGGAACGCGACGTCGGGGGCGCCGATCTGCAGCGGCATGATCCAGTTGGTGAAACCGGCGAACAGCGGCGTCGCGAACATCAGCAGCATGATCGTGCCGTGCATCGTGAACGCCTGGTTGAACTGCTCGTTCGACATGATCTGCAGACCCGGCCGGGCCAGCTCGGCGCGCATGAACAGCGCCATCACGCCACCGATGCAGAAGAACGCGAACGACGTCACCAGATACAGCGTGCCGATCGTCTTGTGGTCAGTGGTGGTGAGCCACTTGATGACCACGTTGCCGGGCTGCTTGCGCCGTACCGGCAGCTCGTTCTCGTACGAGTCCTCAGCTGCGGCGGCACCCTGGGGTTCGTTGGTGATGCTCACAGGTTTGTCGTCTCCCGGTTCTTCTCGTGGCTCGTCTGCGCGATGCCGGCGGGAATGTAACCGGTCTGCCCCTTCTTCGCGAGGTCCTTGAGGTGCTTCTCGTAGAGCTCGGGGGAGACGACCTTCACGTTGAACAGCATCCGGGAGTGGTCGACGCCGCAGAGCTCCGCGCACTTGCCCATGAAGGTGCCCTCCTTGTTGGGGGTCACCTGGAAGGCGTTGGTGTGGCCCGGGATGACGTCCTGCTTCATCAGGAACGGCACCACCCAGAAGGAGTGGATGACGTCACGCGAGGTGAGGACGAAGCGGACCGTCTTGCCCTTGGGGAGCCAGAGAGTCGGACCGGGGTTGTGCGTGTCCGGATCCTTCGTGCCAGGCGTGCCGACGTCGTAGACGCCACCCGCGTTGGCCGGGAAGTCCTTCTTGAACCGGTCCGGAATGGCGGCCAGGTTCGCGTCGGTGTTCGCGTTTCCGGTGGAACCCGGGACGTTCTCGATGTAGTTGAAGCCCCAGCTCCACTGGAAGCCCACGACGTTGACCGTGAGGTCGGGCTTCTTGGAGGTGTCGAGGAGCTTCGACTCGTCACGTGCCGTGAAGTAGAAGAGCACCGAGACGATGATCAGCGGAACCACGGTGTACAGCGCCTCGATGGGCATGTTGTACCGGGTCTGCGGAGGTACTTCGACCTTGGTGCGGCTGCGCCGGTGGAACATGGCGCTCCACAGGATCAGGCCCCAGACCAGCACGCCGGTGGCGAGCGCGGCTGCCCAGGATCCCTGCCACAGGGAGAGGATCCGCGGAGCCTCTTCCGTGGTCGGGGTGGGCATACCAAGGCGGGGGAAGTCCTTGTATGTGCAACCGGTCGCGGTCGCGAGGACCAGGCCCGCAGTCAATGCCTGCAGCAGCTTCCGCCGCAACGGGCGCCGCGGCGTGGGGGTACCGCCCGCGCCCCCCAGGGCGTGGGGGAGGTCGGAGCCGTTGGGACTCACGTAGCGCCTTCCCGAGAGTCTCGCCCGCGCGGATTGGCTGCGGCCTGCCTACTCGGTGGTCGGTCGCCGCCCTGCGTCGGGCAGGGGTTTGGATGTTTATGCGGACCAAACCCTACTGGACGCAATTTGGGGTCGCGCGGGGAGGGTCCCCAACGCGCCGGGGGTCACCCCGAAGGGGGTTGATGAGCGCGTGGGCGCCTAATGGGGTGGGAGGTTCTGTCAGTTGGCGGGTGCGGGTCGTGTGTGGCTGATCGCGCAGTTCCCCGCGCCCCTTTGGTGGGACCACGTACCCCTTGGTGAGGACTTAGCGTTGGGGTGTGTCCTACTTCGATGCCGCATCCTCAGCTCCGCTCCACCCTGTTGCCCGGCAGGCTCTGCTGGCCTCGCTCGATGAGGGGTGGGCGGATCCCGCACGTTTGTACAGGGAGGGGCGGCGGGCTCGGATGTTGTTGGATGCCGCTCGGGAGGCCGCCGCCGAGGCGGTCGGGTGTCGTTCCGATGAGCTGACGTTCACGTCGTCGGGTACGCGGGCGGTTCACACCGGTATGGCGGGCGCTCTCGCGGGGCGCCGGCGCGTCGGACGTCACCTGATCGTGTCAGCGGTCGAACACTCGTCTGTGCTCCATTCGGCGGAGGAGTGGGAGGCGGCGGGCGGCGAGGTGACGACCGTGGCGGTGGATCGCACCGGTGCCGTGGCCGTCGAGGCGTACGAGGCCGCCGTACGGCCCGACACGGCGTTGGCGTGTCTCCAGTCGGCCAACCACGAGGTGGGGACCGAGCAGCCGGTGGCGGAGGTGGCCGAGGTGTGCCGGGCGGCCGGGGTGCCGTTGCTGGTGGACGCGGCGCAGTCGCTCGGGTGGGCGGCTGTTCCGGGATCCTGGTCGCTGCTCGCCGCGAGCGCCCATAAATGGGGTGGGCCGTCCGGGGTCGGACTGCTCGCAGTCCGCAAAGGGGTGCGGTTCGCCGCGCAAGGGCCCTCGGACGAGCGGGAGTCGGGACGAGCGGCCGGGTTCGAGAACCTGCCGGCGATCGTCGCGGCGGCGGCCTCGTTGCGTGCGGTGCGGGCCGAGGCGGCCCAGGAGGCGGTGCGGCTGCGGGAGCTGACGGAACGGATCCGGGCGCGGGTGCCCCAACTGGTGGCGGACGTGGAGGTGGTCGGCGATCCGGTGCGGCGGCTGCCCGGTGTCGTCACCTTCTCCTGTCTCTATGTCGACGGGGAGACACTGCTGCACGAGCTGGACCGCGCCGGTTTCTCCGTTTCCTCCGGGTCGTCCTGTACGAGCAGCACGTTGACGCCGAGCCATGTGCTGAGGGCGATGGGGGTGCTGAGCGAGGGCAACGTGCGGGTGTCCTTGCCCGTCGGGACCCCGGCCGAGGAGGTCGACCGGTTCCTCTCCGCACTGCCGGGCG
This genomic interval from Streptomyces sp. B21-083 contains the following:
- the qcrC gene encoding cytochrome bc1 complex diheme cytochrome c subunit translates to MKKLSARRRHPLAAVVVLLIALAAVGGLYGTLEPTSKAVADETAQSLTITEGQRLYSVGCASCHGTGGQGSSDGPSLVGVGAAAVDFQVATGRMPAATSQGAQIPKKKNIYSQAQIDQLATYIASLGSGPSVPTAEQYGPDGADIAKGGELFRTNCAQCHNFTGKGGALTHGKFAPDLEGVAPKHIYEAMQSGPQNMPSFPDTTLSEKNKKDIIAYLDAVNGEDTVEPGGLGLGGLGPVSEGLFAWIFGLGALIAVAVWVAARTAKAKKS
- the ctaE gene encoding aa3-type cytochrome oxidase subunit III, whose protein sequence is MSVVATATTVETGHAHPSVNRPNLTSVGTIIWLSSELMFFAALFAMYFTLRSVTGPDHWKEMASSLNFPFSAANTTILVLSSLTCQLGVFAAERGDVKKLRMWFIVTFVMGAIFIGGQVFEYTELVKKDGLSLSSDPYGSVFYLTTGFHGMHVTGGLIAFLFVLGRTYAAKRFTHEQATAAIVVSYYWHFVDVVWIGLFATIYMIK
- a CDS encoding L,D-transpeptidase translates to MRHSPRNRTVVSCTLLVAALGASATACGSDGHPLSAEPYDAAEQISFGGSVGDGKKADPDKPLEVTSDDSDDRITDVTAVDAAGRYVAGELSADGSRWHSTSPLAAGARYTVRVSTEDEDGAPGRDTRTFDTSRPTTKKRLNVTFGPKAGTYGVGQPVTAQLSEPVRGKAQRAIVERALKVDSTPTTEGAWHWVDDKELHYRPKEYWPAKATVQVHSNLPGLKIADRLWGGTAKPLRFTTGDRLIAVTDASSHEMTVYKNDKVINTIPVTTGKPGFDTRNGVKVVLGKEYFVRMRGTSIGIAEGSADSYDLPVYYATRVTWSGEYVHAAPWSEGSQGSANVSHGCTGMSTGNAEWFYDNVREGDVVKVVNSAGDTMETFGNGFGDWNLDWKKWQVGSALTTTSPEGADPAKQVRLTPESI
- a CDS encoding cytochrome c oxidase subunit 4, with amino-acid sequence MKVQGKMFIWLAVFVLAMAIVYGVWSKEPAGTTALFLAFGLCIMVGYYLAFTARRVDVGAQDNKEADVADDAGEVGFFSPHSWQPLALGIGGALLFLSVAIGWWLAFFSAPMLLIGLWGWVFEYYRGENRTQ
- the ctaD gene encoding aa3-type cytochrome oxidase subunit I is translated as MSITNEPQGAAAAEDSYENELPVRRKQPGNVVIKWLTTTDHKTIGTLYLVTSFAFFCIGGVMALFMRAELARPGLQIMSNEQFNQAFTMHGTIMLLMFATPLFAGFTNWIMPLQIGAPDVAFPRLNMFAYWLYLFGSTIAVGGFLTPSGAADFGWFAYSPLSDAVRSPGIGADLWIMGLAFSGFGTILGAVNFITTIICMRAPGMTMFRMPIFVWNVLLTAVLVLLAFPVLAAALFALEADRKFGAHIFDAANGGALLWQHLFWFFGHPEVYIIALPFFGIISEVIPVFSRKPMFGYMGLIGATIAIAGLSVTVWAHHMYVTGGVLLPFFSFMTFLIAVPTGVKFFNWIGTMWKGSLSFETPMLWATGFLITFTFGGLTGVILASPPMDFHVSDSYFVVAHFHYVVFGTVVFAMFSGFHFWWPKMTGKMLDERLGKITFWTLFIGFHGTFLVQHWLGAEGMPRRYADYLAADGFTALNTISTISSFLLGLSVLPFLYNVWKTAKYGKKVEVDDPWGYGRSLEWATSCPPPRHNFLTLPRIRSESPAFDLHHPEIAALDQLENAGHGEKALAGGKEAGK
- the ctaC gene encoding aa3-type cytochrome oxidase subunit II, encoding MSPNGSDLPHALGGAGGTPTPRRPLRRKLLQALTAGLVLATATGCTYKDFPRLGMPTPTTEEAPRILSLWQGSWAAALATGVLVWGLILWSAMFHRRSRTKVEVPPQTRYNMPIEALYTVVPLIIVSVLFYFTARDESKLLDTSKKPDLTVNVVGFQWSWGFNYIENVPGSTGNANTDANLAAIPDRFKKDFPANAGGVYDVGTPGTKDPDTHNPGPTLWLPKGKTVRFVLTSRDVIHSFWVVPFLMKQDVIPGHTNAFQVTPNKEGTFMGKCAELCGVDHSRMLFNVKVVSPELYEKHLKDLAKKGQTGYIPAGIAQTSHEKNRETTNL
- a CDS encoding cysteine desulfurase/sulfurtransferase TusA family protein; this translates as MSYFDAASSAPLHPVARQALLASLDEGWADPARLYREGRRARMLLDAAREAAAEAVGCRSDELTFTSSGTRAVHTGMAGALAGRRRVGRHLIVSAVEHSSVLHSAEEWEAAGGEVTTVAVDRTGAVAVEAYEAAVRPDTALACLQSANHEVGTEQPVAEVAEVCRAAGVPLLVDAAQSLGWAAVPGSWSLLAASAHKWGGPSGVGLLAVRKGVRFAAQGPSDERESGRAAGFENLPAIVAAAASLRAVRAEAAQEAVRLRELTERIRARVPQLVADVEVVGDPVRRLPGVVTFSCLYVDGETLLHELDRAGFSVSSGSSCTSSTLTPSHVLRAMGVLSEGNVRVSLPVGTPAEEVDRFLSALPGAVATVREKLGAPAPVTVREEGALIVDALGKRCPIPVIELAKVMDDVPVGATIRVLSDDEAARLDIPAWCEMRGQEYVGEEPADRGAAFVVRRLS